A part of Bacteroidia bacterium genomic DNA contains:
- a CDS encoding recombinase family protein — MTYVRVSTDEQAQQGYSLRDQQDKLDTYCNLKGYKIMHRFSEDYSAKTFNRPTFNNLLSFLKQNKGKINKLVFLKWDRFSRNSIEALMTIQKLGNLGVVCEAVEQPLDMNIPENKLLQMIYLATPEIENDRRCINTANGIRRALKEGRYCNTAPFGYKYSRDETNKPLLVPNGHKAELVKEAFELFCTGLYAKEQIRKKLAHKGMTLSRSGFATVFDNLLYTGKIVVPAHKEEPEQIVEGVHQAIVSEALFQKAQVLSSKVKAIQSKPKTEREELLLRGSLVCPDCGGNLTGSASRSGIGNRFFLLPLQTGLQAQGFSTACQ, encoded by the coding sequence ATCACTTATGTAAGAGTATCCACCGATGAGCAGGCGCAACAGGGATACAGCTTACGCGACCAACAAGACAAGCTCGACACTTATTGTAATCTGAAAGGCTACAAAATCATGCACAGGTTTTCAGAGGACTATTCCGCCAAAACCTTCAACAGACCCACATTTAACAACCTGCTTTCCTTCCTGAAACAGAACAAAGGCAAAATAAACAAACTTGTTTTTCTGAAATGGGACAGGTTCAGCCGCAATTCCATAGAAGCCCTGATGACCATACAGAAGTTGGGGAATTTAGGTGTTGTATGCGAAGCCGTAGAGCAGCCTTTGGATATGAACATACCCGAAAACAAGCTGTTGCAAATGATTTATCTTGCTACTCCCGAAATAGAAAATGACCGCAGATGCATTAATACCGCCAACGGAATAAGGAGGGCGTTAAAAGAAGGCAGGTATTGCAATACCGCACCTTTCGGATATAAATATTCCCGTGATGAAACAAACAAGCCCCTGTTAGTGCCTAACGGACATAAAGCCGAATTAGTCAAAGAAGCCTTTGAACTGTTCTGCACAGGCTTATATGCAAAAGAGCAAATCCGTAAGAAACTTGCTCACAAAGGCATGACCCTTTCAAGGAGCGGGTTTGCCACGGTGTTTGACAACCTTCTTTATACAGGTAAGATTGTAGTTCCCGCCCATAAGGAAGAACCTGAACAGATAGTAGAGGGAGTACATCAGGCGATTGTAAGCGAGGCTTTATTTCAGAAAGCGCAGGTTCTTTCGAGTAAGGTTAAAGCCATTCAGTCCAAGCCGAAGACGGAAAGAGAAGAACTGCTGCTACGGGGTTCTCTTGTGTGTCCTGATTGCGGGGGCAACCTTACAGGAAGCGCATCAAGAAGCGGCATAGGCAACCGATTTTTTTTACTACCATTGCAGACAGGGTTGCAAGCACAGGGTTTCAGCACCGCTTGTCAATAA
- a CDS encoding gliding motility-associated C-terminal domain-containing protein has protein sequence MKVKHLLVLLLFVFCFSNSAFSTHLVGGYAGYEYIGRVGNSSMYNYRVYFVVYRDCNSSVDFDETMDVCIYNGNGSFYSRLTIVRGKPRKVDPVGMTKCAQSAQACIEVCVYEKVISLPQTNFGYSLKWERCCRNTQNNLPNGYVQGVYQPTQGQTYLTKIPATSIVNSSPYYTEVPVPYICINDTTQIRNYAIDPDGDSLVFRFVRPWSGGGPDDAIPGCESNYSGPKYIVYNAGFDESKPFGANGYSEINASTGTMTVMAKDLGRFALAVDVEEYRNGILIGKTRLDIQLLVINCPPNIKPSLSASSRIFTREVEAGEKLCFDINAVDQDAQNVRLSAYGEMFTGEGAWVGTTATFPTKIGYKSVTSTFCWQTTCEQGRAAPYSFVIEALDDGCPPKFINETYYIYVKPFTSKLLIGGDNPVCPGVKGSKYQALNIGAGSTVEWTVENGTITSGQGTKQITVDWDFDKPSGTVYAKEISKNGCVDKTKSYTVKYAPKPPLPGILTYISISPLVPADSVCVGHSLYFKPSPATLLNAFNWTWIDPQGNNQVSSDPFEFIPTDAGAYDVKLFYTSMFGCPSDTVVKTVYALKPLVDSIIGPPTVCPNNGNIQFYVKGYPGSTYQWFIDGATIQKGQGTDTVTLAFGEPAVVVLKVVETMAFGCVGDTIYHNIKVTYDLEIHEPLGDFSVCEFTKERYIPNPLVHHTVYYWDVTGGTIDNINPQDYSLDVIWGTAGMGKIKYYQTAYDTLNSKQCISNKVDIDVQINPIPSVDFIEGKFAVCQYEVPLSFTLNGYKNSTYHWEVNGDTVLEGQGSKTIILPTNVYGSFVIRVKEISEFGCAGPLIDSVLTIHPKPVTTPIIGDSILCFPNFLNRQYSVTGFPNSTFYWNVEGGVRKDTALTPKTVVDWNGLQSNRISVFERSDFGCLGDTLTLPVFIDSIGIDIKVVTVSPPPAGDNQIIINWELINAPRYDTTFGIYKRRVNPEQSFNKIGEVAGNVFTFTEKKVNTDITPFDFQIRGSNLCNEQINSPVHRTILLTGDKIMEYTVDLDFTEYMGWHQGVLDYVVNRKLLNKTPFEEYDWKSSPVRVHYDNGTDHYTQCYRIKANEFGGRGEVSWSNEICFDYPPIMYIPNAFSPDGNGLNEGFGVIASGTKTFKMTVFNRWGEKLFITDDAKQTWDGTFNGVPCKQDVYVVFIEYTNYADKYFNTKGTFTLLR, from the coding sequence ATGAAGGTTAAGCATTTATTGGTATTACTGCTTTTTGTATTCTGTTTTTCTAACAGCGCATTCTCTACCCATTTGGTGGGCGGGTATGCAGGGTATGAATATATAGGCAGAGTGGGCAATAGCTCCATGTATAATTACAGAGTTTATTTTGTTGTTTACAGAGATTGTAACAGTAGTGTTGACTTTGATGAAACAATGGATGTTTGTATTTATAACGGGAACGGTAGCTTTTATTCACGTCTTACCATTGTTAGAGGCAAGCCAAGAAAAGTAGATCCTGTGGGTATGACCAAGTGTGCCCAGTCTGCACAAGCTTGTATAGAAGTATGTGTGTATGAAAAAGTTATCAGCTTGCCACAGACGAATTTTGGTTATTCACTCAAATGGGAGCGCTGTTGCCGCAATACTCAGAATAATTTGCCAAATGGATATGTTCAAGGAGTGTATCAGCCTACACAAGGACAAACTTATCTTACAAAGATTCCTGCCACTTCTATTGTTAACAGTTCGCCCTACTACACTGAAGTACCGGTTCCCTATATCTGTATCAATGACACTACCCAAATAAGAAACTATGCAATTGATCCGGATGGTGATTCGTTGGTATTTCGTTTTGTGAGACCTTGGAGTGGCGGAGGTCCAGATGATGCTATTCCGGGTTGCGAATCTAATTATAGTGGTCCAAAATACATCGTGTATAATGCAGGATTTGATGAGAGTAAACCATTTGGCGCAAATGGATATTCCGAAATTAATGCCTCTACCGGCACCATGACTGTAATGGCTAAAGACTTAGGTCGATTTGCACTAGCAGTTGATGTAGAGGAATACAGAAATGGTATTTTAATAGGAAAGACACGTTTAGATATACAATTACTTGTCATCAATTGTCCTCCTAATATTAAACCCAGTCTTTCAGCATCGTCAAGAATTTTTACTCGAGAAGTGGAAGCAGGCGAAAAACTTTGTTTTGATATTAATGCTGTAGATCAAGATGCTCAGAATGTGAGGTTAAGTGCGTATGGAGAAATGTTTACAGGAGAGGGGGCATGGGTTGGCACCACAGCGACCTTCCCAACCAAAATAGGATACAAATCAGTAACCTCTACATTTTGTTGGCAAACCACCTGTGAGCAAGGAAGAGCGGCTCCTTATTCATTCGTAATAGAGGCTTTAGATGATGGATGTCCTCCAAAGTTTATCAACGAAACGTATTATATCTATGTCAAGCCTTTTACAAGTAAATTGTTAATTGGAGGCGATAATCCCGTGTGTCCGGGTGTCAAAGGCAGTAAGTATCAGGCACTGAATATTGGTGCGGGAAGTACGGTGGAATGGACGGTTGAAAATGGTACTATTACTTCCGGTCAAGGTACAAAGCAGATTACTGTTGACTGGGATTTTGATAAACCTTCGGGAACGGTATATGCGAAAGAAATTTCAAAAAATGGTTGTGTAGATAAAACAAAGTCCTATACGGTTAAGTATGCTCCAAAACCGCCTTTGCCCGGTATTTTAACTTATATTTCTATTTCCCCGCTAGTGCCGGCAGATTCAGTATGTGTAGGACATAGCCTATATTTTAAACCTTCTCCTGCTACACTCCTCAATGCCTTTAATTGGACGTGGATTGACCCGCAAGGTAATAATCAGGTTTCTTCAGACCCTTTTGAGTTTATTCCCACTGATGCAGGTGCTTATGATGTAAAATTGTTTTATACAAGTATGTTTGGTTGTCCGAGCGATACCGTTGTTAAAACTGTTTATGCATTGAAACCTTTGGTGGATAGTATTATTGGACCTCCTACCGTATGTCCTAATAATGGCAATATTCAGTTTTATGTAAAAGGGTATCCCGGTTCTACCTATCAATGGTTTATTGATGGTGCAACCATTCAAAAAGGACAAGGTACAGATACTGTTACTTTAGCTTTTGGAGAACCGGCAGTGGTAGTGTTAAAAGTGGTGGAGACCATGGCATTTGGATGTGTCGGAGACACAATCTACCACAATATAAAAGTTACCTATGATTTAGAGATTCATGAACCTTTGGGTGATTTTTCTGTGTGTGAATTTACCAAAGAAAGGTATATCCCCAATCCATTGGTGCATCATACTGTTTATTACTGGGATGTAACCGGTGGAACGATTGACAATATCAATCCACAGGACTATTCACTCGATGTTATTTGGGGAACAGCCGGTATGGGAAAAATTAAATATTACCAAACCGCTTATGACACCTTGAACAGCAAACAATGTATCAGCAATAAGGTAGATATAGATGTGCAAATTAATCCAATACCTAGTGTGGATTTTATTGAGGGCAAGTTTGCGGTTTGCCAATATGAAGTACCGCTTAGTTTTACATTGAATGGATATAAGAATTCCACCTATCATTGGGAAGTAAATGGTGATACTGTATTAGAAGGGCAAGGCAGCAAGACCATTATTCTTCCAACTAATGTGTATGGAAGTTTTGTTATTCGAGTAAAAGAAATTAGTGAATTTGGATGCGCAGGACCTTTGATTGACAGTGTTTTGACCATTCATCCTAAACCTGTTACTACACCAATCATTGGAGATAGTATTTTGTGTTTCCCAAATTTTCTTAACAGACAATATAGTGTAACCGGCTTCCCTAATTCGACTTTTTATTGGAACGTAGAAGGTGGTGTCAGAAAAGACACTGCTCTTACTCCTAAAACTGTGGTGGATTGGAATGGACTGCAATCTAATCGTATCAGTGTTTTTGAACGCTCTGATTTTGGATGTTTAGGAGATACATTGACCCTGCCTGTGTTTATTGATAGCATTGGTATTGATATTAAGGTTGTTACTGTAAGCCCACCTCCGGCAGGAGATAATCAAATAATTATAAATTGGGAATTGATCAATGCTCCTCGTTATGACACAACTTTTGGGATTTATAAACGAAGAGTGAATCCGGAACAATCATTTAATAAAATAGGAGAGGTAGCAGGTAATGTCTTCACATTTACAGAGAAAAAAGTAAATACAGATATTACACCCTTTGATTTTCAAATTAGAGGCTCAAATCTTTGTAATGAACAGATAAATTCACCCGTTCATAGGACTATTTTATTAACCGGAGACAAAATCATGGAGTACACAGTTGACCTTGATTTTACTGAATATATGGGTTGGCATCAAGGCGTGTTGGATTATGTAGTCAATAGAAAGTTACTGAATAAGACTCCTTTTGAAGAGTATGATTGGAAGTCTTCTCCTGTGAGAGTTCACTATGATAATGGTACCGACCATTATACACAATGTTATCGCATTAAAGCCAATGAATTTGGAGGCAGAGGCGAAGTATCATGGTCTAATGAAATTTGTTTTGACTATCCGCCCATTATGTACATTCCAAATGCTTTTTCTCCCGATGGAAATGGTTTGAATGAAGGGTTTGGAGTGATTGCTTCCGGTACTAAGACATTTAAGATGACAGTGTTCAATCGCTGGGGCGAAAAGTTATTCATTACAGATGATGCAAAACAGACTTGGGATGGTACTTTTAATGGTGTGCCATGCAAGCAAGATGTCTATGTGGTGTTTATAGAATACACAAACTATGCAGACAAGTATTTCAATACCAAAGGTACATTTACTTTGTTAAGATAA
- a CDS encoding ATP cone domain-containing protein yields the protein MKVRKYSGELTEFDIERLRNSLTKSGAADEDVDIVLQRIKPKIYDGMHSKEIYKLSFKELKKLAHSFAARYSLKRALRDLGPTGFYFEKWVAKFLIDYGYQTAHNLTLQGHAVSHEADVIAFRDNILYWIECKFRNTMETKIPVTIPMYFLSRIKDISNKEFDLFGHKQQFTNGWLITNSYFTSDSIAFGEYYHIKLLSWEYPNGNSIKNMVDKRALYPITCLTSINMKEKRFLLENEIILVKDLIDNKNIFEQIGLDNRKMNTVIKEIEGLLSRQ from the coding sequence ATGAAAGTCAGGAAATACTCCGGTGAGCTAACCGAATTCGATATAGAAAGGCTTCGAAATTCGCTGACAAAGTCCGGTGCTGCAGATGAAGATGTAGATATTGTGTTGCAACGCATCAAACCTAAAATTTATGATGGTATGCACAGTAAAGAAATCTACAAACTCAGTTTCAAGGAATTAAAGAAACTGGCTCATTCCTTTGCTGCACGTTATAGTTTAAAAAGAGCATTGAGAGACTTAGGTCCTACAGGATTCTATTTTGAAAAATGGGTTGCAAAGTTTTTAATTGATTATGGCTATCAAACAGCTCATAATCTAACTCTACAAGGACATGCAGTTTCGCATGAAGCAGACGTAATCGCCTTCCGAGACAACATCTTATATTGGATTGAATGTAAGTTTAGAAATACTATGGAAACAAAAATTCCTGTTACTATTCCCATGTATTTCCTTTCTCGTATCAAAGATATTTCTAACAAGGAGTTTGATTTGTTTGGGCATAAGCAACAGTTCACTAACGGGTGGCTTATTACAAACTCCTATTTCACCTCTGACTCAATTGCGTTTGGCGAGTATTACCATATCAAACTCTTATCATGGGAATATCCAAACGGCAATAGCATCAAGAATATGGTTGACAAAAGAGCGCTTTACCCTATTACTTGTCTAACTTCAATTAACATGAAAGAGAAAAGATTTTTATTGGAAAATGAAATTATCTTGGTAAAAGACTTAATAGACAACAAGAATATATTTGAGCAAATCGGGTTGGACAATCGCAAAATGAATACAGTTATCAAGGAAATTGAAGGCTTGCTTAGCCGCCAATAA
- a CDS encoding insulinase family protein: MKFVKSILVIASLSIMFSASAQQQFAQFKQVNDGKFSYTYIENDPANARFYTLPNGLTVILAQNTEKPVIQTLIATKAGSKNDPATNTGLAHYLEHLLFKGTDKYGTIDYATEIIYLNKIDSLYSVYNKTTNDTERKAIYRAIDSISQIAAGYAIPNEYDKLMQVIGASGTNAFTSFEQTVYVNQIPANEIDRWLEIESERFRNPVFRIFHTELEAVYEEKNISLDNDQNKVFETLFAKLFQNHTYGTQTTIGTVEHLKNPSLQAIRDYYHTYYVPNNMAIIMVGDLDFDKTIQAISDRFSYMQAKPIPVFTFNPEPIHNSPTVAEITGPTAEMVVLGYRFPGDGTKEADLLRMMDLVLSNSAAGLIDLNLNKSQKVLGAGSSPEILKDYSVHYFYAMPKEGQSLEEVKNLILSQIQAVQDGNFDENLMKGIIFNQEVDDIKNFEDNQGTAYTLLDAFIKNLQWNEVLNINYRMSKITKQELMDFAKKYYTNDYVIIYKRQGTAENVTKIEKPQITKIPVNRDKTSNFVQQIASKSTSPIEPKFPDFNKDMQQGNLGIASYFYIPNKRNELFTLYYVIDAGTYSNKELSLALDYLEYMGTDKYTPEEISEKFYSLGCSYGVSASNRQSYVYLSGLQQNFEQALALFEHLLTNMKADEIALADLKGRLLKSRENSKSNKNAIRTALNYYALYGADNPQRFVLKNKEINKIKSKTLIKSIKGLLQTKHDIVYYGPGASVDVLNIISKYHHLPKKFAKSPKMKEFTPLQQVEPTVYFSHYNMVQAEITWQKPTHPFNQALLPQIAMFNEYFGGGMSSIVFQEIRESQALAYSTYAYYAQPMLPKEIGRMFAYVGTQSDKMPAAIHSMNELIHNMPQNQSSFDQAKNSLDNNIRTSRTTKTGIYFAWRTVQLLNLPKTTNELLFDKINTVTMADVVNFQESYVKQGNYTLSILADESKVTQEELKKYGKVITLSLDELFGY; this comes from the coding sequence ATGAAATTCGTAAAATCAATCCTAGTAATTGCGTCATTGAGCATTATGTTCAGTGCTTCTGCGCAGCAACAATTTGCCCAGTTCAAGCAAGTTAATGATGGTAAATTTTCGTACACCTATATTGAAAATGATCCTGCTAACGCAAGATTCTACACCTTACCCAATGGACTCACAGTAATTCTGGCACAAAACACAGAAAAACCGGTCATCCAAACATTAATAGCAACAAAAGCCGGCAGCAAAAATGACCCTGCGACAAACACGGGTCTCGCGCACTACTTAGAACACCTTCTCTTTAAAGGTACAGACAAGTATGGCACTATAGATTATGCTACAGAAATTATCTATTTAAACAAAATAGATTCATTATACAGTGTTTATAATAAAACTACCAACGACACAGAACGCAAAGCAATTTACCGTGCAATTGACTCAATCTCACAGATTGCAGCAGGTTATGCCATTCCAAATGAATATGATAAATTAATGCAAGTCATAGGCGCGTCCGGCACAAACGCTTTTACAAGTTTTGAACAAACAGTTTATGTAAATCAAATTCCTGCAAATGAAATTGACAGATGGTTAGAGATAGAATCAGAGCGATTCAGAAATCCTGTATTCAGAATATTTCATACAGAACTTGAAGCAGTTTATGAAGAGAAAAACATTTCGCTTGACAATGACCAAAACAAAGTATTTGAAACATTATTTGCCAAACTATTCCAAAATCATACTTATGGAACCCAAACCACTATCGGCACTGTAGAACATCTGAAGAATCCTTCTCTTCAAGCCATTAGAGACTACTATCACACATACTATGTTCCAAATAACATGGCAATTATCATGGTTGGTGATTTAGATTTTGACAAGACCATTCAAGCAATTTCAGACCGTTTTTCTTACATGCAAGCAAAACCCATCCCTGTATTTACATTTAATCCTGAACCTATACACAACTCACCTACTGTTGCTGAAATCACAGGTCCGACAGCAGAAATGGTAGTGTTAGGATATAGATTCCCCGGAGATGGCACCAAAGAAGCTGACTTACTCCGTATGATGGACTTGGTTTTATCTAACTCCGCAGCGGGATTGATTGACTTGAATCTGAACAAAAGTCAAAAAGTATTAGGAGCAGGCAGTTCTCCTGAAATATTGAAAGACTATTCTGTTCACTATTTCTACGCAATGCCTAAAGAAGGACAATCATTAGAAGAAGTAAAAAACTTAATCCTATCTCAAATCCAAGCAGTACAAGACGGAAATTTTGATGAAAACTTGATGAAAGGAATTATTTTTAATCAAGAGGTAGATGACATTAAAAACTTTGAAGACAACCAAGGAACTGCTTATACCCTGCTTGATGCGTTTATAAAAAATCTTCAATGGAATGAAGTATTAAACATCAATTACAGAATGAGCAAAATCACCAAACAAGAATTGATGGACTTTGCTAAGAAATACTACACAAACGATTATGTGATAATATATAAAAGACAAGGCACTGCTGAAAATGTTACCAAAATTGAGAAACCTCAAATTACAAAAATCCCTGTTAATAGAGACAAAACTTCCAATTTTGTTCAACAAATTGCAAGCAAATCAACCAGTCCAATTGAGCCTAAATTTCCTGATTTCAACAAAGATATGCAGCAAGGAAATCTTGGCATTGCTTCATATTTCTATATTCCAAACAAGCGTAACGAACTCTTCACGTTGTATTACGTTATTGATGCAGGAACATACAGCAACAAAGAGCTCTCATTGGCTTTGGACTACTTAGAATACATGGGTACAGACAAATATACTCCTGAAGAAATTAGCGAAAAATTTTATTCATTAGGTTGTTCTTATGGAGTGAGTGCAAGCAATAGACAATCCTATGTTTACTTATCAGGATTACAGCAAAATTTTGAACAAGCGTTGGCACTGTTTGAACATCTCTTAACCAATATGAAAGCTGATGAAATTGCATTGGCAGATTTGAAAGGACGACTTTTAAAATCAAGAGAGAATAGTAAATCAAACAAAAATGCGATTAGAACAGCATTGAACTACTACGCCCTTTATGGCGCAGACAATCCACAGCGTTTTGTACTCAAAAATAAAGAAATCAATAAAATAAAATCAAAAACACTGATTAAATCTATCAAGGGATTATTGCAAACCAAACATGACATAGTTTATTACGGACCCGGTGCATCTGTTGATGTGCTAAACATTATCAGCAAGTATCATCATTTACCGAAGAAGTTTGCCAAGTCTCCTAAAATGAAGGAGTTTACTCCACTGCAACAAGTTGAACCAACAGTATATTTTTCCCATTACAACATGGTTCAAGCTGAAATCACTTGGCAAAAGCCCACACATCCATTCAATCAAGCATTATTACCTCAAATCGCAATGTTTAACGAATACTTTGGTGGCGGTATGAGTTCTATTGTTTTTCAAGAAATTAGAGAATCTCAGGCATTGGCATATTCAACTTATGCATATTATGCACAACCAATGTTACCTAAAGAAATCGGGAGGATGTTTGCCTATGTCGGCACGCAAAGCGACAAAATGCCCGCTGCCATTCACAGCATGAACGAATTGATACACAACATGCCTCAAAATCAGAGTTCATTTGATCAAGCAAAAAACTCTTTAGACAATAATATCAGAACTTCTCGCACCACCAAAACAGGAATTTACTTTGCTTGGCGAACCGTTCAACTATTAAATCTGCCTAAGACAACCAACGAACTGCTGTTTGATAAAATCAATACAGTTACAATGGCTGATGTCGTGAATTTTCAAGAATCCTATGTAAAACAAGGAAATTACACTCTGTCTATCTTGGCAGATGAGAGCAAGGTTACACAAGAAGAACTAAAGAAATACGGCAAAGTTATCACACTGAGTCTTGATGAATTGTTTGGTTATTAA
- a CDS encoding Maf family protein gives MNFPQILLASGSPRRRFLLQDAGFDVSFANPDVNEDFPESTPAPQIPLLLAQRKNLAIESDKLIVAADTIVCLENEILNKPSNADEAFQMLSKLSGKVHSVFTGVYIRLGTKQHGFVEESRVFFKELKPDFIKSYIKEYHPFDKAGSYGIQDMMGYFGIYRIEGCYYNVMGFPLARFHEELSNFLVK, from the coding sequence ATGAATTTCCCGCAAATTCTCCTTGCCTCAGGTTCACCACGCAGACGTTTTTTGCTCCAAGATGCAGGTTTTGATGTCAGTTTCGCCAATCCGGACGTCAACGAAGATTTCCCGGAATCAACACCGGCTCCTCAAATCCCATTATTATTGGCTCAAAGAAAAAATTTAGCAATTGAATCAGACAAACTGATTGTTGCTGCCGACACTATTGTATGTTTAGAAAACGAAATTTTAAATAAACCATCAAATGCTGATGAAGCATTTCAGATGTTAAGTAAATTATCAGGAAAAGTACATTCAGTGTTCACGGGTGTTTATATTAGACTTGGAACAAAACAACATGGCTTTGTGGAAGAATCAAGAGTATTTTTCAAAGAGCTAAAACCTGATTTCATCAAAAGCTATATCAAAGAATATCACCCGTTTGACAAGGCAGGCTCTTATGGAATTCAAGACATGATGGGATACTTTGGCATTTATAGAATAGAAGGGTGTTATTATAATGTGATGGGATTTCCTTTAGCAAGATTTCATGAAGAATTGAGCAATTTTTTGGTAAAGTAA
- a CDS encoding M23 family metallopeptidase: MKNKKKRLSWVRKLRNRYRLMLINESNFQEKVTIKLTPLSVLLLFFGGFLLFFLISWLLIFAIPPLRMYMPGYEHDKDRKFKNEIIADVNKVEKSISVLEDKKVLLDILLRGDKLTKTDIAFLQDQIDPTKEFEEREQIIRSQSDSGSAIPSPTTIFMEPSENVFTFTSEQSNLSRMSGLFYPPISGKVTFLYESSQHPAIDIVPNKDETIKAALDGTVIFSGWTPEDGNVICIQHPDNWITVYKHCAQVFTKKGIRVNAGEVIGVVGNTGRLSSGPHLHFELWHNGVTLNPLNFIRFN; the protein is encoded by the coding sequence ATGAAAAACAAGAAAAAGCGTCTAAGTTGGGTTCGGAAGTTACGCAATCGCTATCGTTTGATGTTAATCAACGAGAGTAATTTTCAAGAAAAGGTTACTATCAAACTCACTCCATTAAGTGTATTACTCTTGTTTTTCGGAGGCTTCTTGCTTTTTTTCTTAATAAGTTGGCTGCTCATTTTTGCCATTCCTCCTTTGCGCATGTATATGCCGGGATACGAACACGACAAAGACAGGAAATTTAAAAATGAGATAATAGCAGATGTGAACAAAGTCGAAAAATCTATATCCGTACTTGAAGACAAGAAAGTATTGTTGGACATCTTATTAAGAGGCGACAAGTTAACAAAAACAGATATTGCATTTTTACAAGACCAAATTGACCCAACTAAAGAATTTGAAGAGAGGGAGCAAATAATACGTTCACAATCCGATAGTGGTTCAGCCATTCCATCTCCAACAACAATCTTTATGGAGCCGTCTGAGAACGTATTTACATTCACAAGTGAACAAAGCAACCTCAGCCGGATGTCCGGTCTGTTTTATCCTCCAATCAGCGGAAAAGTTACCTTCCTTTACGAGTCAAGCCAACACCCTGCAATAGACATTGTACCCAACAAGGATGAGACTATTAAAGCAGCATTGGATGGCACGGTTATTTTCTCAGGTTGGACTCCCGAAGACGGCAACGTGATTTGCATTCAACATCCGGACAATTGGATTACTGTTTATAAGCATTGCGCTCAGGTTTTTACAAAAAAAGGAATCAGGGTTAATGCAGGCGAAGTAATTGGTGTGGTTGGCAACACCGGAAGACTAAGCAGCGGACCACATCTTCACTTTGAACTTTGGCATAATGGGGTAACACTTAATCCACTAAATTTCATTCGATTTAACTAA